A DNA window from Coffea arabica cultivar ET-39 chromosome 6c, Coffea Arabica ET-39 HiFi, whole genome shotgun sequence contains the following coding sequences:
- the LOC113693801 gene encoding uncharacterized protein isoform X2 has translation MTSRTLRRRLHHGDVDGKMHEHLDCSGVDPLNEPLLGNQQYDHDKASEECTLADLLDDGRSRENLHWAMLFSQLIAQWAQWLANIVFGSGSFIGRLLPFASAPQDGVKRKILPPLLSHLQEARLKHLKQRLAVSFDGDYLQHQEAFQNLLHKRDGNRSEWEYPFAVAGINVSFMLVQMLDLQSGKPSTLAGIHFLDLLGEDEMAFDNLFCVAFKLLDAQWLAKRASYMEFNDVLKSTRTQLERELALEDISCIQDLPAYNLLKR, from the exons ATGACGTCTCGGACTTTGAGGAGAAGGCTTCACCATGGAGATGTTGACGGGAAAATGCACGAGCATTTGGATTGTTCGGGAGTGGATCCTTTGAATGAGCCGTTACTTGGGAATCAACAATACGACCATGATAAGGCTTCTGAG GAATGTACACTTGCAGATCTTTTGGATGATGGACGGAGCAGAGAAAACTTGCACTGGGCAATGCTTTTTTCTCAATTAATTGCACAATGGGCTCAGTGGTTGG CAAATATTGTTTTTGGATCTGGATCTTTTATTGGAAGGCTTCTGCCATTTGCTTCAGCTCCTCAAGATGGAGTGAAAAGGAAGATTTTACCACCTTTGCTGAGTCATTTACAG GAAGCAAGACTCAAGCATCTAAAACAGAGGCTGGCAGTTTCTTTTGATGGCGATTATTTGCAGCATCAA GAAGCTTTCCAGAATTTGTTGCATAAAAGAGACGGAAACAGATCTGAATGGGAGTACCCTTTTGCTGTAGCTGGCATCAATGTTTCATTTATGTTGGTGCAGATGTTAGATCTTCAATCAG GAAAACCAAGTACTTTGGCTGGAATTCACTTTCTAGACTTACTTGGTGAAGATGAAATGGCCTTTGACAACCTTTTCTGCGTTGCCTTTAAATTGTTGGATGCTCAGTGGCTCGCCAAACGTGCATCATATATGGAATTCAAT GATGTCCTCAAGTCAACAAGAACCCAACTGGAACGTGAACTTGCATTGGAAGACATCTCCTGTATACAAGATTTGCCAGCATATAACCTATTAAAAAGATAA
- the LOC113693801 gene encoding uncharacterized protein isoform X3: protein MTSRTLRRRLHHGDVDGKMHEHLDCSGVDPLNEPLLGNQQYDHDKASEECTLADLLDDGRSRENLHWAMLFSQLIAQWAQWLANIVFGSGSFIGRLLPFASAPQDGVKRKILPPLLSHLQEARLKHLKQRLAVSFDGDYLQHQDALRHLWRLAYPNKELPSLKSERWKEMGWQGSDPSTDFRGGGFISLENLIFFAKTYPEAFQNLLHKRDGNRSEWEYPFAVAGINVSFMLVQMLDLQSESLRGVSTRTYCNFIVCV from the exons ATGACGTCTCGGACTTTGAGGAGAAGGCTTCACCATGGAGATGTTGACGGGAAAATGCACGAGCATTTGGATTGTTCGGGAGTGGATCCTTTGAATGAGCCGTTACTTGGGAATCAACAATACGACCATGATAAGGCTTCTGAG GAATGTACACTTGCAGATCTTTTGGATGATGGACGGAGCAGAGAAAACTTGCACTGGGCAATGCTTTTTTCTCAATTAATTGCACAATGGGCTCAGTGGTTGG CAAATATTGTTTTTGGATCTGGATCTTTTATTGGAAGGCTTCTGCCATTTGCTTCAGCTCCTCAAGATGGAGTGAAAAGGAAGATTTTACCACCTTTGCTGAGTCATTTACAG GAAGCAAGACTCAAGCATCTAAAACAGAGGCTGGCAGTTTCTTTTGATGGCGATTATTTGCAGCATCAA GATGCACTTAGACATCTGTGGAGGTTAGCTTATCCTAATAAGGAGCTCCCATCCCTTAAATCAGAACGATGGAAAGAGATGGGTTGGCAAGGGTCTGATCCTTCAACAGACTTCAG GGGCGGAGGATTTATATCATTGGAAAATCTTATCTTCTTTGCTAAGACGTACCCG GAAGCTTTCCAGAATTTGTTGCATAAAAGAGACGGAAACAGATCTGAATGGGAGTACCCTTTTGCTGTAGCTGGCATCAATGTTTCATTTATGTTGGTGCAGATGTTAGATCTTCAATCAG AATCTTTGAGGGGTGTGTCTACACGCACATATTGCAACTtcattgtgtgtgtgtga
- the LOC113693801 gene encoding uncharacterized protein isoform X1: MTSRTLRRRLHHGDVDGKMHEHLDCSGVDPLNEPLLGNQQYDHDKASEECTLADLLDDGRSRENLHWAMLFSQLIAQWAQWLANIVFGSGSFIGRLLPFASAPQDGVKRKILPPLLSHLQEARLKHLKQRLAVSFDGDYLQHQDALRHLWRLAYPNKELPSLKSERWKEMGWQGSDPSTDFRGGGFISLENLIFFAKTYPEAFQNLLHKRDGNRSEWEYPFAVAGINVSFMLVQMLDLQSGKPSTLAGIHFLDLLGEDEMAFDNLFCVAFKLLDAQWLAKRASYMEFNDVLKSTRTQLERELALEDISCIQDLPAYNLLKR, encoded by the exons ATGACGTCTCGGACTTTGAGGAGAAGGCTTCACCATGGAGATGTTGACGGGAAAATGCACGAGCATTTGGATTGTTCGGGAGTGGATCCTTTGAATGAGCCGTTACTTGGGAATCAACAATACGACCATGATAAGGCTTCTGAG GAATGTACACTTGCAGATCTTTTGGATGATGGACGGAGCAGAGAAAACTTGCACTGGGCAATGCTTTTTTCTCAATTAATTGCACAATGGGCTCAGTGGTTGG CAAATATTGTTTTTGGATCTGGATCTTTTATTGGAAGGCTTCTGCCATTTGCTTCAGCTCCTCAAGATGGAGTGAAAAGGAAGATTTTACCACCTTTGCTGAGTCATTTACAG GAAGCAAGACTCAAGCATCTAAAACAGAGGCTGGCAGTTTCTTTTGATGGCGATTATTTGCAGCATCAA GATGCACTTAGACATCTGTGGAGGTTAGCTTATCCTAATAAGGAGCTCCCATCCCTTAAATCAGAACGATGGAAAGAGATGGGTTGGCAAGGGTCTGATCCTTCAACAGACTTCAG GGGCGGAGGATTTATATCATTGGAAAATCTTATCTTCTTTGCTAAGACGTACCCG GAAGCTTTCCAGAATTTGTTGCATAAAAGAGACGGAAACAGATCTGAATGGGAGTACCCTTTTGCTGTAGCTGGCATCAATGTTTCATTTATGTTGGTGCAGATGTTAGATCTTCAATCAG GAAAACCAAGTACTTTGGCTGGAATTCACTTTCTAGACTTACTTGGTGAAGATGAAATGGCCTTTGACAACCTTTTCTGCGTTGCCTTTAAATTGTTGGATGCTCAGTGGCTCGCCAAACGTGCATCATATATGGAATTCAAT GATGTCCTCAAGTCAACAAGAACCCAACTGGAACGTGAACTTGCATTGGAAGACATCTCCTGTATACAAGATTTGCCAGCATATAACCTATTAAAAAGATAA